The Arthrobacter sp. NicSoilC5 genome has a window encoding:
- a CDS encoding acyl-CoA carboxylase subunit beta has translation MSHDLTTTAGKIADFRDRQARAEQPSGPEAIEKQHARGKNTARERIALLLDEDSFVEFDALAVHRSTAFGMEKKKPLGDGLVSGYGTVDGRLVAVYSQDFTVYGGSLSQVNGEKIVKVQEFALRNGCPVVGILDGGGARIQEGVASLAMFADIFRNNVHASGVVPQISLIMGPSAGGAAYSPALTDYVVMVDKTSHMFITGPDVIKTVTGEDVDMETLGGARQHNATTGTSTYLASDETDAIEFVRELLDFLPSNNLAEAPVLGHQQELEIDDDDLALDTLVPDSANQPYDMRAVVEQIVDDGHFLEMQALYAPNVMIGYGRVEGHTVGIVANQPLQFAGTLDIAASEKAARFVRHCDAFNIPIITLVDVPGFLPGKDQEFQGIIRRGAKLLYAYAEATVPKLTVITRKAYGGAYIVMGSKKLGADLNLAWPTAQIGVMGAQGAVNILYRRDLAAVAEDGGDVEARRAQVIQQYEEELLNPYQAAELGYVDAVIAPSDTRLQIIKGLRALRDKRASLPAKKHGNIPL, from the coding sequence ATGAGCCACGATCTGACAACGACAGCGGGAAAGATTGCCGATTTCCGCGACCGCCAGGCGCGCGCCGAACAGCCTTCCGGCCCCGAAGCCATCGAAAAGCAGCACGCCCGCGGCAAGAACACCGCCCGCGAGCGCATCGCGCTGCTGCTGGACGAGGACTCGTTTGTTGAGTTTGACGCCCTGGCCGTGCACCGCTCCACCGCCTTTGGCATGGAAAAGAAGAAGCCGCTGGGCGATGGCCTGGTCTCCGGCTACGGCACCGTGGACGGACGCCTGGTGGCGGTCTACAGCCAGGACTTCACCGTCTACGGCGGATCGCTGAGCCAGGTCAACGGCGAAAAGATCGTCAAGGTCCAGGAGTTCGCGCTCCGCAACGGCTGCCCCGTCGTCGGCATCCTGGACGGCGGCGGCGCCCGCATCCAGGAAGGCGTGGCCTCGCTGGCCATGTTCGCGGACATCTTCCGCAACAACGTCCACGCATCCGGCGTGGTGCCGCAGATTTCGCTCATCATGGGCCCGTCCGCCGGCGGCGCGGCCTACTCCCCCGCGCTCACCGACTACGTGGTGATGGTGGACAAGACCTCACACATGTTCATTACCGGCCCGGACGTCATCAAGACCGTCACCGGCGAGGACGTGGACATGGAAACCCTCGGCGGCGCCCGGCAGCACAACGCCACCACCGGAACCTCCACCTACCTGGCCTCGGACGAGACAGATGCCATCGAGTTCGTGCGCGAACTGCTGGACTTCCTCCCGTCGAACAACCTGGCAGAGGCACCCGTCCTGGGGCACCAGCAGGAGTTGGAGATCGACGACGACGACCTCGCCCTGGACACGCTGGTTCCGGATTCAGCCAACCAGCCCTACGACATGCGCGCAGTGGTGGAGCAGATCGTGGACGACGGGCACTTCCTGGAGATGCAGGCCCTGTACGCGCCCAACGTGATGATCGGCTATGGCCGGGTGGAGGGCCACACTGTAGGCATCGTGGCCAACCAGCCCCTCCAGTTCGCCGGCACCCTGGACATCGCCGCATCGGAAAAGGCGGCCCGCTTCGTGCGCCACTGCGACGCCTTCAACATCCCCATCATCACCCTGGTGGATGTCCCCGGCTTCCTGCCCGGCAAGGACCAGGAGTTCCAGGGCATCATCCGCCGCGGCGCGAAGCTTCTCTACGCCTACGCCGAGGCCACCGTCCCCAAGCTCACCGTCATCACCCGCAAGGCCTACGGGGGCGCCTACATCGTCATGGGCTCCAAGAAGCTCGGTGCCGACCTGAACCTGGCGTGGCCCACGGCGCAGATCGGCGTGATGGGTGCGCAGGGTGCGGTGAACATCCTCTACCGCCGCGACCTCGCAGCCGTTGCCGAGGACGGCGGCGACGTCGAGGCCCGCCGCGCCCAGGTGATCCAGCAGTACGAGGAAGAACTCCTCAACCCCTACCAGGCCGCCGAGCTGGGCTACGTGGACGCTGTCATCGCCCCCTCGGACACCCGTCTCCAGATCATCAAGGGACTGCGCGCCCTGCGGGACAAGAGGGCCAGCCTCCCCGCCAAGAAGCACGGGAACATCCCGCTGTGA
- a CDS encoding NAD(P)-dependent oxidoreductase has product MTSSDDALHASESPYRAAGSLAGRTILLSGGSRGIGLAIALRAARDGANIVLLAKTGEPHPKLAGTVYTAARELEAAGGQALPLVGDVRRDEDVAGAVAAAVDRFGGIDVVINNASAIDLSTTDAVDMKKYDLMQDINVRGTFLLSKLALPALRASGQGHILTLSPPLNLHPSWAGKHLAYTMAKYGMSLTTLGLAEELKADGIRVNSLWPCTLIDTAAIRNMPHGDTMVLAARGPQIMADAAHAVLTGSNLAAGAPPSGNFYTDEQVLGAAGVTDFRPYSLGAPEGRLVPDIFL; this is encoded by the coding sequence ATGACTTCAAGCGACGATGCTTTGCATGCCTCCGAAAGCCCGTACCGGGCCGCCGGCTCCCTGGCGGGCCGGACCATCCTGCTGTCCGGCGGCAGCCGCGGGATCGGCCTGGCCATCGCCCTGAGGGCGGCCCGGGACGGCGCCAATATCGTCCTCCTTGCCAAGACGGGGGAGCCGCACCCCAAGCTTGCCGGAACGGTCTACACCGCAGCCCGGGAGCTGGAGGCGGCCGGAGGCCAGGCGTTGCCCCTGGTGGGCGACGTGCGCAGGGACGAGGACGTGGCAGGCGCCGTGGCCGCTGCCGTGGACCGGTTCGGCGGCATCGACGTCGTCATCAACAATGCTTCCGCCATTGACCTCTCCACCACGGACGCCGTGGACATGAAGAAGTACGACCTCATGCAGGACATCAACGTCCGCGGCACTTTCCTGCTGTCCAAGTTGGCGCTCCCGGCGCTGCGTGCCTCCGGACAGGGGCACATCCTGACGCTCTCGCCGCCGCTGAACCTCCACCCCTCCTGGGCTGGAAAGCACCTCGCCTACACCATGGCCAAATACGGGATGAGCCTGACCACCCTGGGCCTGGCCGAGGAACTGAAGGCTGACGGGATCAGGGTCAACTCACTGTGGCCATGCACCCTGATCGACACGGCGGCCATCCGCAACATGCCCCACGGCGACACCATGGTGCTGGCCGCCCGCGGCCCGCAGATCATGGCCGACGCCGCCCACGCCGTCCTGACCGGAAGCAACCTCGCCGCGGGCGCGCCGCCGTCGGGCAACTTCTACACGGATGAGCAGGTCCTCGGCGCCGCGGGCGTGACCGACTTCCGCCCCTACAGCCTGGGGGCACCGGAAGGCCGGCTGGTTCCCGACATCTTCCTCTAG